One part of the Chryseobacterium mulctrae genome encodes these proteins:
- a CDS encoding ATP-dependent nuclease produces MRIDFVKIKNFRKLHNCKIEFSDKETIFVGANNSGKTTAMDALISFLEKKEFKTQDFTITNWNELNKIAEVWVTKVDLAEEDKSLRLLEPYLPSLDLWIDVNISELRYVSHLIPTLDWVGGLLGIRLILQPKKIEALIEEYTIVRQKVIKLNSDSGKSVNLWPTDFWQFCEKKLNTYFEIKTYILDPEKFDEDQTITESNPALEGNPLKGLIKVDTINAQRGFSDPNSDAPESQNTKNLSSQLRSYYEKHLNPSVDPTIDDLDALESLSKAQTVFDNNLHTRFKKSLDELQELNYPGFGNPTITLSSLIKEEDGLTHDSAVRYQIDKGLTLPEKYNGLGYQNLISIVFKLITYRENWMKTGKKTTENDDIIEPIHLVLVEEPEAHLHAQVQQVFIKKAYDILRKHDELGVKPDFTTQLVISTHSSYIAHQKFESLRYFKRNTLVIPISEVISLKSVFDSTKPAEKETEKFVIRYLNTTHNDLFFADAAILVEGPAERILIPHFIKNHHSILDSCYITILEIGGSHAHRLKPLIEKLGITTLIITDLDSQEIYSDISQNPPKDKYKKCQPKKGVSQITNNDTLKNWNPKLEEIDKLLELPFENKLLTHNPIRIAYQTELDLSGAKVYPYTFEDALVLENIETFKTISATAGLLKKMVQAANESNVNVSAEQAYLAINSEGAKKAEFALDVLYFEDPKCLKTPTYIEEGLNWLSNILHPQNHIVKSETEAL; encoded by the coding sequence ATGAGAATTGACTTTGTTAAAATTAAAAATTTTAGAAAGCTTCACAATTGCAAAATAGAGTTTTCCGATAAAGAAACGATATTTGTTGGGGCTAACAATAGTGGCAAGACAACCGCTATGGATGCCTTAATAAGTTTCTTAGAAAAAAAAGAATTTAAAACGCAAGATTTTACTATAACAAATTGGAATGAACTAAATAAAATTGCAGAAGTTTGGGTAACTAAAGTCGATCTAGCTGAAGAGGATAAAAGCCTAAGGTTATTAGAGCCATATTTACCATCATTAGATCTATGGATTGATGTTAACATTTCAGAACTACGATATGTAAGCCATCTAATTCCAACTCTTGATTGGGTTGGTGGTCTTTTGGGAATTAGGCTAATACTACAACCTAAAAAAATAGAAGCTTTAATTGAGGAATACACAATTGTCAGACAAAAGGTTATTAAACTAAATAGTGACTCTGGTAAATCTGTAAATCTTTGGCCAACAGATTTTTGGCAATTCTGTGAAAAGAAGCTGAATACTTATTTCGAAATTAAAACTTATATTCTCGATCCTGAAAAATTTGACGAAGATCAAACGATTACAGAAAGTAATCCTGCACTGGAAGGCAATCCACTAAAAGGTCTTATTAAAGTAGATACAATAAATGCTCAACGGGGTTTTAGTGACCCGAACTCTGATGCTCCGGAATCGCAAAATACTAAAAATTTATCTTCTCAGTTGCGTTCTTACTATGAAAAGCATTTAAATCCATCTGTCGATCCCACTATAGATGATTTAGATGCATTAGAGTCGTTGAGTAAAGCACAGACTGTATTTGATAATAATTTACATACTCGATTTAAAAAATCATTAGATGAGTTGCAAGAATTAAATTATCCTGGATTTGGCAATCCTACCATAACATTATCATCTCTTATTAAAGAGGAAGATGGTTTAACGCACGATTCTGCAGTTAGATATCAAATTGATAAAGGATTAACCTTACCAGAAAAGTATAATGGATTAGGATATCAAAATTTAATTTCAATAGTTTTCAAATTAATTACTTATCGCGAAAATTGGATGAAGACAGGAAAGAAAACTACTGAAAATGACGATATAATCGAGCCTATACACTTAGTCCTAGTTGAAGAACCTGAGGCGCATCTTCATGCTCAGGTACAACAGGTTTTTATTAAGAAAGCTTATGATATATTAAGAAAACATGATGAGTTAGGAGTTAAGCCTGACTTTACTACTCAATTGGTGATCAGTACCCACTCTAGCTATATCGCTCATCAGAAATTTGAAAGCTTAAGGTATTTTAAAAGAAATACATTAGTAATTCCTATTTCTGAGGTAATTAGTTTAAAATCTGTTTTTGACTCAACGAAACCTGCTGAGAAAGAAACTGAAAAATTTGTTATAAGATATCTCAATACAACGCACAATGATTTATTTTTTGCAGATGCGGCAATACTAGTGGAAGGACCGGCAGAAAGAATATTGATTCCTCATTTTATTAAAAATCATCACTCAATACTTGATAGCTGTTATATAACTATTTTAGAAATTGGTGGCAGCCACGCTCACCGATTAAAACCACTAATAGAAAAATTAGGTATTACTACATTAATCATTACTGATTTAGATTCTCAAGAAATATATTCTGATATATCCCAAAATCCACCTAAGGATAAGTACAAAAAATGTCAGCCTAAAAAGGGAGTGAGCCAAATTACAAATAATGATACTTTAAAAAATTGGAATCCGAAACTAGAAGAAATAGACAAATTATTAGAATTACCTTTTGAGAATAAGCTCTTAACTCATAATCCAATAAGAATAGCTTACCAAACAGAGCTTGATTTATCCGGAGCTAAAGTTTATCCCTACACATTTGAAGATGCATTAGTTTTGGAAAATATTGAAACATTCAAAACAATATCCGCTACAGCGGGATTATTAAAAAAAATGGTTCAAGCAGCTAACGAAAGTAACGTAAATGTTTCCGCAGAACAAGCATATTTAGCAATCAATAGTGAAGGAGCAAAAAAGGCTGAATTTGCGCTTGATGTATTATATTTTGAGGATCCAAAATGTCTGAAGACTCCTACGTACATTGAGGAAGGATTAAATTGGTTAAGTAATATTTTACATCCTCAAAATCATATCGTAAAATCTGAAACAGAAGCATTATGA
- a CDS encoding ATP-binding protein, producing the protein MITENINSLLVSNVTNLRSRVNKLYIPKTKSLLPLFEIISNSIHAIFERKELEKNFKGKIIINLIRNGGDSALKELEYIDKYPVKSIEIIDDGIGLNNENFISFTEFDSEKKAKIGGKGIGRLVCLKLFSKMVVESTYAEQGSYYVRNFEYRKNIKEGFDKYKNIESTKSSTGTKVLLENFESEYQKKAPKDLLDIARQIITHFQLYFIEKIVPEIIVRNQNGEEKNLLNLFKTEFESEILDDTFTIGEYEFKVYVTKSFNSQSHKILYCAHERTVKDEGLSKYIEDLRHIIKDDDSTSAYHYQVFVLSKLLDQNVNEERTNFHFSDEDDANGDNDDDEITLAKIRRGTLIKVEELLSEFLSKMRKEKVEQYIPIIQSEFPNYASVIEFNREKVEKIPAGLTPMELDVKLYEIESEWKLEVKMEGIKLLDEKKDITALEDYKKLYDRFWSEFNEVGKTDLARYVIHRRSVIDMLDKLIKWDSDQKFYNEDILHSLFFPIKEEKGTVVHEKQNLWLLDERLTFNNLLASDKTFNQIKDIESNSADRVDLIIRQEEIFDKATLFSEDKFPYESFTIVEFKKPYRNDYVLGDPKKDPVRQVRKYINEIIDNKIKSDGRNIEANKSSPFYCYIVADITTSLEYILREEMFTKMPDGIGYFRFYTSDELKYKAYIEVIPFKKVIKNAKERNKVLFDKLNIS; encoded by the coding sequence ATGATTACTGAAAATATTAATTCTCTTCTTGTATCAAATGTAACAAATCTACGTAGCAGAGTAAATAAGTTGTATATCCCAAAAACCAAATCCCTATTACCACTATTTGAGATCATAAGCAATAGTATTCATGCTATTTTTGAAAGGAAGGAATTAGAGAAGAATTTTAAAGGTAAAATTATTATAAATCTGATTCGAAACGGGGGTGATTCAGCTTTAAAAGAATTAGAATATATTGATAAATACCCAGTTAAATCAATAGAAATAATTGATGATGGAATCGGTTTGAACAACGAAAATTTTATTTCTTTTACAGAATTTGATTCTGAAAAAAAGGCTAAAATAGGAGGTAAAGGTATTGGTAGATTAGTATGTCTGAAGTTATTTTCTAAAATGGTTGTGGAAAGCACTTATGCAGAGCAAGGTAGTTACTATGTGCGAAATTTTGAATATAGAAAAAATATAAAAGAAGGCTTTGATAAATATAAAAATATAGAATCTACAAAATCATCTACAGGTACAAAAGTACTTCTCGAGAATTTTGAATCAGAATATCAAAAGAAAGCGCCTAAAGATCTTTTAGATATTGCCAGACAAATAATAACACATTTTCAACTATACTTTATAGAAAAAATTGTTCCTGAAATTATCGTTAGAAACCAAAATGGTGAAGAGAAAAATCTTTTAAACCTTTTCAAAACAGAATTTGAATCAGAAATTTTAGATGATACATTTACAATTGGTGAATACGAATTCAAAGTATACGTAACTAAATCATTTAATTCGCAAAGTCATAAAATTTTATACTGCGCTCACGAAAGAACTGTAAAAGATGAAGGTTTGTCCAAGTATATTGAAGATCTACGACATATAATCAAAGATGATGACTCTACGTCAGCTTACCACTATCAAGTTTTTGTACTTAGTAAATTGTTAGATCAAAACGTTAACGAAGAAAGAACCAATTTTCATTTTTCTGATGAAGACGATGCGAATGGAGATAATGACGATGACGAGATAACTCTTGCTAAAATAAGAAGAGGAACTTTAATTAAAGTCGAAGAGTTACTTAGTGAATTCTTAAGTAAAATGCGGAAGGAAAAAGTTGAACAATATATTCCTATTATCCAAAGTGAATTTCCAAACTATGCAAGTGTTATAGAATTTAACAGAGAGAAAGTTGAAAAGATTCCTGCTGGGTTGACACCTATGGAACTTGATGTCAAACTGTATGAAATTGAAAGTGAATGGAAGCTAGAAGTAAAAATGGAAGGTATAAAGCTTTTGGATGAAAAAAAAGACATCACAGCTTTGGAAGATTATAAAAAGTTATATGATAGATTTTGGTCAGAATTTAATGAAGTTGGGAAAACGGATTTAGCAAGATATGTTATTCATAGACGTTCTGTAATTGATATGTTAGACAAGCTTATTAAGTGGGATTCTGACCAAAAATTTTATAACGAAGACATACTTCACAGTTTATTTTTTCCTATAAAGGAAGAAAAAGGAACTGTAGTTCATGAAAAACAAAATCTTTGGTTATTAGATGAGAGATTAACATTCAATAATCTTTTGGCTTCTGATAAAACCTTTAATCAGATCAAAGATATTGAATCTAATTCCGCTGACCGTGTTGATTTGATAATTAGACAGGAAGAAATATTTGATAAGGCTACCCTCTTTTCTGAGGATAAATTCCCTTATGAATCATTCACAATAGTAGAGTTTAAAAAACCTTACAGAAATGACTATGTATTGGGAGATCCAAAAAAAGACCCAGTAAGGCAGGTGAGAAAATATATCAATGAAATAATTGATAATAAAATCAAAAGCGATGGTCGAAACATTGAAGCTAATAAAAGCTCGCCTTTTTACTGTTATATTGTTGCTGATATCACTACCTCCTTAGAATATATTCTTCGAGAAGAAATGTTTACGAAAATGCCTGATGGCATTGGTTATTTTAGATTTTATACATCAGACGAATTAAAATACAAGGCTTATATTGAAGTTATTCCTTTTAAAAAAGTGATTAAAAATGCAAAGGAGAGAAATAAGGTTCTTTTTGATAAACTTAATATCTCATAA
- a CDS encoding helix-turn-helix domain-containing protein, which yields MSKEILNYFGDKVREYRLEKGYSQEELAFKANVHRTYIGMIERGEKNITLLNIEKITNALEVKISELFNGL from the coding sequence ATGTCGAAAGAAATTTTAAATTATTTTGGTGATAAAGTGAGAGAATACCGCTTGGAAAAAGGATATTCTCAAGAAGAATTAGCATTTAAAGCCAATGTACATCGAACTTATATTGGTATGATTGAAAGAGGCGAAAAGAATATAACACTTCTAAATATTGAAAAAATAACTAACGCGTTAGAAGTAAAAATTAGTGAATTATTTAATGGATTATAA
- a CDS encoding DNA methyltransferase produces the protein MEVTEKINVFNSDSLDLYDDWLKPTVIISDGPYGIGGFPGDPNTADVLREWYKPHIKKWSKNSTPNTTLWFWNTELGWANVHPELVANDWVFVNCHIWDKGKEHIAGNVNTKTIRHFPVVTEVCVQYVKKATFDVNSKKMTLQEWLRYEWQRSGLPLSKTNEACGVVNAASRKYFTNCHLWYFPPADAFEKFSEYANEHGKDEGKPYFSMDGEKVISKKEWEGMRAKFKCEFGINNVWREPPLKGKERLKNGSKSVHLNQKPLKFMARIIESSSDIGDVIWEPFGGLFSGMIATNNLERIGFAAEISEDVFDIGIKRIESQISVLQNVI, from the coding sequence ATGGAGGTTACAGAAAAAATAAATGTTTTTAATTCGGATTCTTTGGATTTATATGATGACTGGTTGAAACCAACGGTTATTATTTCTGATGGTCCATATGGTATTGGTGGTTTTCCTGGAGATCCAAATACGGCAGATGTATTAAGAGAATGGTATAAACCCCACATCAAAAAGTGGTCAAAAAACTCTACACCAAATACAACTTTGTGGTTTTGGAATACTGAATTAGGCTGGGCTAACGTTCATCCAGAACTGGTTGCAAATGATTGGGTATTTGTTAATTGTCATATATGGGATAAGGGAAAGGAGCATATTGCTGGAAATGTCAATACAAAAACAATAAGACATTTCCCTGTGGTAACAGAAGTTTGTGTTCAATACGTAAAAAAAGCAACTTTCGATGTCAATTCCAAAAAAATGACACTACAAGAATGGTTAAGATATGAATGGCAGAGAAGTGGACTTCCATTATCAAAAACTAATGAAGCTTGTGGAGTGGTCAATGCTGCTTCCAGAAAATATTTTACAAATTGTCATCTATGGTATTTTCCACCAGCTGATGCATTTGAAAAATTTAGCGAATATGCTAATGAACATGGAAAAGATGAGGGTAAACCATATTTTTCAATGGACGGAGAAAAAGTCATATCCAAAAAAGAGTGGGAAGGAATGAGGGCTAAATTCAAATGTGAGTTTGGTATTAACAATGTTTGGCGTGAACCTCCTCTTAAAGGAAAAGAACGGTTAAAGAATGGATCAAAATCAGTGCATTTAAATCAGAAACCATTAAAGTTTATGGCGAGAATAATAGAATCCTCTTCTGATATTGGTGACGTTATTTGGGAACCTTTTGGAGGCCTTTTTTCAGGTATGATTGCCACTAATAATTTAGAACGAATAGGTTTCGCTGCTGAAATATCTGAAGATGTTTTTGATATTGGAATAAAGAGAATAGAAAGTCAAATTTCAGTTCTACAAAATGTCATCTAA
- a CDS encoding SusC/RagA family TonB-linked outer membrane protein, whose product MKNSYYKIGGIFFGLMLTAVSTNIKAQTRTISGTVTASNKPLSRVIISQEGSDQVTTTSENGTYLLEVTAENPILLFRHPDYAEERITATNQTVVNISLEQKVKGIEEVILNAGYYKVKDKERTGSIAKVSAKDIENQPVTNVLASAQGRMAGVSITQNSGTPGAGFDIQIRGRNSLRTRLNSDTDGNQPLYIVDGVPIGGSVTSRYGAGILPNADINPLNAISPNDIESFEILKDADATAIYGSRGANGVVLITTKRGKRGNVKLSLNSSYALSQTLSNLKMMNTEQYIAMRKQAFANDNISLYPVNAYDVNGVWDSNRYTDWRKELIGNFATLSNTQLSLSGGSETTSFLVSLGHMEQTMVFGQDFRYRTNTISGNISHRSQDRKFSFNSSSLFSSLDNNLINSDITRNAYSLSPNAPALYDANGNLNWENNTFTNPVAAYENSYSNDNLQFMNNMSAEYEAFENFRIKVNGGFNYNTLEEWSLRPSTAFNPSTGATSLNSQSSKSNMNRFSMVVEPQITWLFKKGKHQLDILVGGTYQRDTNGSGAIQGTGYESNAFINNIGAAQTKVILDHITTEYRYAAFFGRVNYQFDKKYIVNITGRRDGSSRFGSNNKFANFGAVGAAWLFSEENFLKDSSWLSFGKLRGSFGSSGSDNIGDYQYLNTFATSTLIYNGTSGLSPTKLFNPDFSWERTVKMEAALELGLFKNRLNMTAAYYRNRSGNQLVGYQLPAVTGFSSVLANLDAVIKNTGFEFELRADVLKSENFSWNSSFNITFPQNKLISFPGLEGSTYANNYIVGEPISIIKLYQLTGVNPATGLYSFTDFNGDGRISSPDDRQIVENIGQRFFGGLSNELRYKNWNLSFLLQFVKQQSRNYNSIITSPGIMTNLPVEALNVWSPQNPNGLYMPYRSVNSSSNSLFQTSTASVSDGSFIRLKNVQINYTIPMRSSVFREAKVYFQGQNLLTWTKYFGIDPEFTSVGFLPPLRTYSLGVQLTL is encoded by the coding sequence ATGAAAAATTCCTATTACAAGATAGGAGGTATTTTCTTTGGCCTTATGCTGACCGCAGTCAGCACCAACATAAAAGCCCAAACACGCACCATTTCCGGTACCGTTACCGCATCCAATAAACCCCTTTCAAGAGTGATCATCTCCCAAGAAGGAAGTGATCAGGTAACGACCACCAGCGAAAACGGAACCTACCTATTGGAGGTGACGGCAGAAAATCCCATCCTATTGTTCAGACATCCTGATTATGCTGAAGAACGAATCACAGCCACCAATCAGACCGTCGTCAATATCAGCTTAGAACAAAAAGTAAAGGGAATCGAAGAAGTTATTCTCAACGCTGGCTACTACAAGGTCAAAGACAAAGAAAGAACCGGTAGCATCGCCAAAGTTTCAGCAAAAGACATAGAAAATCAACCCGTGACCAATGTACTTGCCAGTGCGCAGGGTAGAATGGCAGGAGTAAGCATTACCCAAAACTCAGGAACTCCCGGAGCAGGTTTTGATATTCAGATTCGTGGGCGAAACAGTCTCCGCACCCGTTTGAATTCGGATACCGACGGAAACCAACCCCTGTATATAGTGGATGGTGTTCCTATCGGAGGGAGCGTTACTTCAAGATACGGAGCCGGAATTTTACCGAATGCCGATATCAATCCTTTAAATGCAATCAGCCCCAACGATATTGAAAGTTTTGAAATTCTCAAGGATGCCGATGCCACTGCCATCTACGGTTCGCGGGGAGCAAATGGAGTAGTACTCATTACCACCAAAAGAGGAAAGAGAGGAAATGTTAAACTTTCCCTGAATTCTTCTTATGCTCTGAGTCAGACTTTATCTAACCTTAAGATGATGAACACAGAACAGTATATTGCCATGAGAAAACAAGCTTTTGCCAATGACAATATTTCTTTGTATCCTGTCAATGCCTACGATGTGAACGGTGTTTGGGACAGCAACCGTTACACGGACTGGAGAAAAGAACTGATCGGGAATTTTGCCACTTTGTCCAACACACAGCTTTCATTAAGCGGAGGAAGTGAAACCACCAGTTTTCTGGTAAGTCTGGGACATATGGAACAGACCATGGTATTCGGGCAGGATTTCAGGTATAGAACGAATACGATTTCCGGAAATATCAGCCACCGCTCTCAGGACAGGAAATTCAGTTTTAACTCATCCAGTTTATTTTCATCATTAGATAATAATCTGATCAATTCTGATATCACAAGGAATGCGTACAGTCTTTCTCCTAATGCACCCGCTTTATATGATGCTAACGGAAATCTGAATTGGGAAAATAATACGTTTACCAATCCTGTTGCCGCTTATGAGAATTCATATTCCAACGATAATCTTCAGTTCATGAATAATATGAGTGCAGAATATGAAGCATTTGAGAATTTCAGAATTAAGGTTAACGGAGGATTTAACTATAATACCCTTGAAGAATGGTCTTTACGCCCAAGTACAGCTTTTAATCCTTCCACCGGAGCAACTTCACTTAATTCACAGTCTTCCAAAAGTAATATGAACCGTTTTTCTATGGTCGTCGAACCACAGATCACCTGGCTGTTTAAAAAAGGAAAACATCAGCTGGATATTTTGGTGGGAGGAACTTATCAGAGAGATACCAACGGATCAGGTGCTATTCAGGGAACCGGTTATGAAAGCAATGCCTTTATTAATAATATCGGAGCGGCACAGACCAAGGTCATTCTGGATCATATCACCACAGAATACCGATATGCAGCATTTTTCGGAAGGGTTAATTATCAGTTTGATAAAAAATATATTGTCAACATTACCGGTAGACGGGATGGAAGCAGCAGATTCGGAAGCAATAACAAGTTTGCCAATTTCGGTGCGGTAGGAGCAGCATGGCTGTTTTCGGAAGAGAATTTCCTGAAAGATAGTTCATGGTTGAGTTTCGGAAAACTGCGAGGAAGTTTTGGTTCCTCAGGTAGTGATAATATCGGAGATTATCAGTATCTGAATACATTCGCAACATCAACGCTGATTTATAATGGGACATCAGGACTCAGCCCAACCAAATTATTCAATCCTGATTTCAGTTGGGAAAGAACAGTGAAAATGGAGGCGGCTCTTGAACTGGGATTGTTCAAAAACAGACTGAACATGACGGCAGCATATTACAGAAACCGCTCCGGAAATCAGTTGGTAGGCTACCAGCTTCCAGCAGTAACAGGGTTCAGTTCGGTTTTAGCGAACTTGGATGCAGTTATTAAGAATACAGGCTTTGAATTTGAATTGAGAGCAGATGTTCTGAAATCTGAAAACTTCTCATGGAACAGTTCTTTTAATATAACATTTCCTCAGAACAAACTGATTTCATTTCCGGGTCTTGAAGGTTCTACCTATGCGAACAACTATATTGTTGGAGAACCCATTTCAATCATTAAACTGTATCAGTTAACGGGCGTAAATCCCGCTACCGGATTATACAGCTTTACGGATTTCAACGGTGACGGAAGAATCTCATCACCGGACGACCGCCAGATTGTGGAAAATATAGGGCAACGGTTTTTTGGAGGATTAAGCAATGAGCTGAGATACAAAAACTGGAACTTATCTTTCCTTTTACAGTTTGTAAAACAACAGAGCCGAAATTACAACTCAATTATAACCTCACCGGGCATTATGACCAATCTTCCGGTGGAAGCGCTCAATGTCTGGTCTCCTCAAAATCCAAACGGACTTTATATGCCGTACCGATCTGTGAATTCATCTTCTAACAGTCTTTTTCAGACCAGTACAGCCAGTGTGTCTGACGGATCGTTTATACGCTTGAAAAATGTTCAGATCAATTATACCATTCCGATGCGCTCATCAGTATTTCGGGAAGCTAAAGTCTACTTTCAGGGACAGAATCTTCTGACATGGACGAAATATTTCGGAATTGATCCTGAATTTACATCTGTAGGTTTCTTACCCCCTTTACGGACTTACTCATTGGGAGTACAGCTGACCCTTTAA
- a CDS encoding IS982 family transposase: MNNLIQNYKIILEELINTCSHIKTKPQIRVPKLSDLELVALNITAEYMSINSELQLFRYISKTELEQKIERSVYNRRKRKLFFYLEEIRRVLSAKFSDFTNVFIVDSTPLEICKISRANRSGICSTENIRPEFGYCAAQKTRYFGYKLHAVCDKNGVFHSFDFSPANVHDINYLKDIKENFKNCLLIGDRGYISEKLRVDLFNYSNIKLSVPMRKNQHEFVSFSKVKSKIRKRIETAISQLSGQFLLHINLAKTFEGLATRITSKITSFTMIQYLNFFIFKRSLNKIKINLS, from the coding sequence ATGAACAATCTTATTCAAAACTACAAAATTATTTTAGAAGAATTGATAAATACTTGCAGTCATATTAAGACTAAACCTCAGATCAGAGTTCCAAAACTTTCTGATTTAGAACTTGTAGCTTTAAATATTACAGCAGAATATATGTCGATAAACTCTGAATTACAACTGTTTAGATACATTTCAAAAACAGAATTAGAACAAAAAATAGAAAGAAGCGTTTATAACAGAAGAAAGCGAAAATTGTTTTTCTACTTAGAAGAAATACGCAGAGTTTTGAGTGCAAAGTTTTCTGATTTTACAAACGTTTTTATTGTTGATTCAACACCATTGGAGATATGTAAAATAAGTAGGGCAAATCGCAGTGGAATTTGTTCCACAGAAAATATTCGTCCGGAATTTGGATATTGTGCTGCACAAAAAACACGATATTTCGGCTATAAATTACATGCTGTCTGCGACAAAAACGGTGTTTTTCATTCCTTCGATTTTTCTCCGGCAAACGTTCATGACATAAATTATCTGAAGGATATAAAAGAAAACTTCAAAAACTGTTTACTGATAGGCGACAGAGGATATATTAGCGAAAAATTAAGGGTTGATCTGTTCAATTACTCAAACATTAAACTTTCTGTTCCAATGAGAAAAAATCAACATGAATTTGTATCGTTTTCGAAAGTAAAATCTAAAATTAGAAAACGGATTGAAACAGCTATATCACAACTGAGCGGACAATTTTTACTACACATCAATTTAGCAAAAACTTTTGAAGGGTTGGCAACCAGAATTACCTCTAAAATCACTTCTTTTACAATGATACAATATCTTAATTTCTTTATATTTAAAAGAAGTTTAAACAAAATAAAAATTAATTTATCCTAA
- a CDS encoding helix-turn-helix domain-containing protein — MYIWEVEELKFQLGKIFQFHRLKGKLSQLQLGNEINLSSNQVGRIERAETNPTIESIVKFCNFFKIDILILFTKLTDIEYEKLQIEIKELQKEFKNHNRRKS; from the coding sequence ATGTATATATGGGAAGTAGAGGAATTAAAATTTCAACTTGGAAAAATATTTCAATTTCATAGATTGAAAGGTAAACTTTCGCAATTACAACTTGGCAATGAGATTAATCTTTCAAGTAATCAAGTTGGTAGAATTGAAAGAGCAGAAACTAATCCAACAATAGAAAGTATCGTCAAATTTTGTAATTTTTTCAAAATTGACATATTGATTTTATTTACTAAGTTGACTGACATTGAATATGAAAAACTTCAAATTGAAATTAAAGAATTACAAAAAGAATTTAAAAATCATAATAGAAGAAAATCCTAA